The following proteins are encoded in a genomic region of Dokdonia donghaensis DSW-1:
- a CDS encoding DUF2853 family protein: MSKRAELISKYADDLKNKCGMTADMDLLTKVTIGCGPSIYNKDSSTVSGSSETEIATVKNNFLIKKLGLADSADLDKAINSVLETYGKSNRNKYRAVVYYMLTKHFKKESVYK; encoded by the coding sequence ATGAGCAAAAGAGCAGAACTCATCTCAAAATATGCAGATGATTTAAAGAACAAATGTGGTATGACCGCAGATATGGACCTTCTTACAAAAGTAACAATAGGGTGTGGACCATCAATCTACAATAAAGACTCATCAACAGTATCTGGAAGTTCTGAAACAGAAATTGCTACTGTAAAAAATAACTTTTTGATTAAAAAATTAGGTCTTGCAGATAGTGCAGATCTTGATAAAGCTATAAACAGCGTTCTTGAAACTTACGGAAAGTCTAATCGTAATAAATATCGTGCGGTAGTATACTATATGCTTACTAAGCACTTCAAAAAAGAGTCTGTTTACAAATAG
- a CDS encoding S1 RNA-binding domain-containing protein, with the protein MLEIGKYHIMRIDRETEPGLFLSNEAGDDVLLPNKYVPEEYKIWDELNVYVYLDHEERPVATTLKPYIELNNFGYLRCTAVNNVGAFLDWGLEKELFVPFAQQARPMKVGSWYIVYMYLDEKTNRLAATSKTMKYLSNDNVEVKKFDKVEVIISHITDRGANAIVNGKHKGLIYKEDIFEDIRTGDKLDAWVKKVRPDGKIDLILQEEGYKSIEPNAQYIYEELQANDGFMPLHDKSDPVDIQNQLGLSKKSFKKAIGTLYRDRKILIKEDGIHIID; encoded by the coding sequence ATGTTAGAAATAGGAAAATACCACATAATGAGAATAGACAGGGAGACAGAGCCAGGGCTCTTTCTTTCTAATGAAGCAGGAGATGACGTCTTGTTACCTAATAAGTACGTGCCAGAAGAATATAAAATATGGGATGAACTTAATGTATATGTTTATTTAGATCACGAGGAGCGACCAGTAGCTACTACACTAAAGCCGTATATAGAACTCAATAATTTTGGGTACTTGCGTTGTACTGCTGTAAATAATGTAGGAGCCTTTTTAGACTGGGGATTAGAAAAAGAACTTTTTGTTCCTTTTGCACAACAAGCTAGACCTATGAAGGTAGGTAGCTGGTACATCGTTTATATGTATCTAGACGAGAAGACTAACCGTCTTGCTGCCACTAGTAAAACAATGAAATACCTCTCAAATGATAATGTAGAGGTAAAAAAGTTTGACAAGGTAGAGGTAATTATATCACATATTACAGACAGAGGAGCAAACGCCATTGTAAATGGAAAGCACAAAGGACTTATTTATAAAGAAGATATCTTTGAAGATATAAGAACGGGTGACAAGCTAGACGCTTGGGTTAAGAAAGTACGACCAGACGGTAAAATAGATCTTATTTTACAAGAAGAAGGTTATAAAAGTATAGAACCTAATGCTCAATACATTTATGAAGAGTTGCAGGCTAATGATGGTTTTATGCCATTACACGATAAATCAGATCCAGTAGATATTCAAAATCAACTTGGTCTTAGTAAAAAGAGCTTTAAAAAAGCAATCGGTACGCTATATAGAGATCGTAAGATTTTAATAAAAGAAGATGGGATTCATATAATTGATTAA
- a CDS encoding GNAT family N-acetyltransferase, with amino-acid sequence MKIKTLENKRAKLLTLESYHYRDLLPLSSQVDLNAYGGSDISTAPKLKKYIKDAITRRQAGTALPFIIFDKELCKFAGSTRFGNIDKVNKVVHIGWTWLGEDFRGSGLNQHIKFLMLRYAFEKLSYERVEFRIDERNTRSRKAVEKLGATLEGILRKDIITKNGRRRNSCCYSILRDEWENIKNTRFVEVLNRSEE; translated from the coding sequence ATGAAAATCAAAACTCTCGAAAACAAGCGTGCAAAACTTCTCACCCTAGAGAGTTATCACTATCGCGATTTACTACCACTATCAAGTCAGGTAGACCTTAATGCATATGGAGGCTCAGATATTTCAACAGCGCCAAAGTTAAAGAAGTACATTAAAGACGCCATAACCAGACGCCAAGCAGGTACTGCGCTCCCATTTATCATTTTTGATAAGGAGCTATGTAAGTTTGCAGGCTCTACCCGTTTTGGAAATATAGATAAGGTTAACAAAGTCGTTCATATAGGGTGGACGTGGCTTGGAGAAGATTTCCGCGGAAGCGGTCTCAACCAGCATATTAAGTTTTTAATGCTGCGCTATGCTTTTGAAAAGCTCTCGTATGAGCGTGTAGAGTTTCGTATAGATGAGCGCAACACACGATCAAGAAAAGCCGTCGAAAAGCTGGGCGCAACCCTAGAAGGCATTTTACGTAAAGATATTATCACAAAAAATGGTCGTAGGCGCAACTCCTGCTGCTACTCAATTTTAAGAGATGAGTGGGAAAATATTAAAAACACTCGCTTTGTAGAAGTGCTTAACCGCAGTGAAGAATAG
- a CDS encoding chorismate-binding protein → MDQDAFFIEIQSHFDEALPFVVYRKPNQKTVTALLQEEDELHTVSDFSESGFVFSPFDTTTSETILMPQSQSFEMRLDEYVSTQSNEAVVTTSVEAAKGAKEQHIALVEKGINEIENTGLKKVVLSRKQKINHNYESPVSIFKRLLDTYATAFVYCWYHPKVGLWLGATPETLLSVENRKLYTMSLAGTQKKEDTLEVNWGAKEIEEQQLVTDTIVYNLKDIVDNLQVSETHTHQAGTLLHLKTDITAIVHDSDAKLASIIKALHPTPAVCGLPKLEARDFIIANENYDRSFYTGFLGELNIMTEKKRANTRRNVENLAYGAVKKHTTLYVNLRCMEVDAQGAQLYVGGGITASSKPALEWEETVNKLQTVATVL, encoded by the coding sequence ATGGATCAAGACGCATTCTTTATAGAGATTCAAAGTCATTTTGATGAAGCGTTACCTTTTGTGGTATACAGAAAGCCAAACCAAAAAACGGTCACAGCTTTGCTTCAAGAAGAAGATGAGCTTCATACCGTCTCAGACTTTAGTGAGAGTGGGTTTGTGTTTTCTCCTTTTGACACAACTACCTCAGAAACCATATTGATGCCGCAATCACAGTCTTTTGAGATGCGTCTAGATGAGTATGTATCTACTCAATCTAACGAGGCGGTTGTAACAACTTCGGTTGAGGCGGCTAAAGGAGCAAAAGAGCAACATATTGCACTTGTAGAAAAAGGTATAAATGAGATTGAAAATACAGGATTGAAGAAAGTTGTGCTTTCGCGAAAGCAAAAAATAAATCACAACTATGAGTCACCTGTATCTATTTTTAAAAGACTACTTGATACCTATGCCACAGCTTTTGTGTATTGCTGGTATCACCCTAAAGTAGGATTATGGCTAGGCGCCACACCCGAGACCCTTCTCTCGGTCGAAAATAGAAAGCTTTATACAATGTCGCTAGCTGGCACACAGAAGAAAGAAGATACTCTAGAGGTAAACTGGGGAGCAAAGGAAATAGAAGAGCAGCAGCTTGTAACAGATACAATCGTATATAATCTTAAAGATATAGTAGACAATTTACAAGTGTCTGAAACCCACACGCATCAGGCAGGTACATTACTGCATCTTAAAACAGATATTACCGCTATAGTACACGATAGCGATGCTAAGCTTGCGTCTATCATTAAAGCGCTTCATCCCACACCCGCCGTTTGTGGTTTGCCTAAGCTTGAGGCTAGAGATTTTATAATTGCTAATGAAAATTATGATAGATCTTTCTACACCGGATTTTTAGGAGAGCTCAATATAATGACAGAAAAAAAGAGAGCAAATACACGTCGCAATGTTGAGAATCTTGCCTATGGGGCAGTAAAAAAACATACTACCCTCTATGTGAACTTACGTTGTATGGAAGTAGACGCTCAGGGCGCACAATTATATGTAGGTGGTGGTATAACTGCTTCTAGTAAGCCGGCGTTAGAGTGGGAGGAAACTGTAAATAAATTGCAGACAGTTGCAACTGTTTTATAG
- the menD gene encoding 2-succinyl-5-enolpyruvyl-6-hydroxy-3-cyclohexene-1-carboxylic-acid synthase encodes MIHSKIPVAQSIVHLCLSKGIDTVIISPGSRNAPLTIEFTKHPQIKAYSIVDERCAAFVGLGIAQQTGRPVALVCTSGSALLNYYPAISEAFYSDIPLVAISADRPIERIDIGDGQTIRQKNVFENHILYSANLYSELVPTDDVTDAKVAQKIKESQRHNNQEINKALNVAIEQSGPVHINVPFYEPLYEMTERVIDTPIEIAPQVVDKELSNSELASYAQDWNKATRKLVIIGVQDPETMSPELLDLLGNDPSVVVFTETTSNVAHPNFFTRIDNIIGSLDDAGFKDLQPEILLTFGGMVVSKKVKAFLRNYQPIQHWHVDAKKAYDTYFCLNRHFEVSASLFLEKLQAVTVPKESTYQEDWLRIRAKRDRLHSEYIAQMSWCDFKAFDHILEVIPDNSVLQLGNSSTVRYAQLFDVNKTLEVYCNRGTSGIDGSTSTAIGSAMASKKLTTLITGELSFFYDSNALWNQYIPNDFKIIVINNSGGGIFRILPNKDKNTDNFDEFFETTHHLEASKLCEMYNFKYLKATNEEECALAKNELYAYSSQPTLLEIFTPRKINDEVLLDYFKFIK; translated from the coding sequence ATGATTCACTCAAAAATTCCAGTTGCACAATCTATCGTACACCTTTGCTTGAGTAAAGGTATTGATACGGTTATTATTTCTCCAGGGTCACGTAACGCGCCACTTACGATAGAATTTACAAAGCATCCTCAAATTAAGGCATACAGCATTGTAGACGAGCGATGTGCTGCTTTTGTAGGTCTGGGTATCGCACAACAAACGGGTAGACCAGTGGCACTGGTGTGTACCTCTGGTAGTGCATTACTTAATTATTATCCGGCTATTTCTGAAGCTTTTTATAGTGATATACCGCTAGTTGCAATAAGTGCAGACAGACCCATAGAGCGTATAGATATAGGAGATGGACAGACTATACGACAAAAAAATGTGTTTGAAAATCATATCCTTTATTCGGCAAACTTGTATTCTGAGTTAGTTCCTACAGATGATGTGACCGATGCAAAGGTGGCTCAAAAAATAAAAGAAAGTCAGCGTCATAATAATCAAGAAATCAATAAAGCGCTTAATGTAGCTATAGAACAATCTGGACCTGTACATATTAATGTGCCATTTTATGAGCCATTATATGAGATGACAGAGAGGGTAATAGATACACCTATAGAAATTGCACCACAAGTTGTAGATAAGGAACTCTCAAATAGTGAACTTGCTTCTTATGCTCAAGACTGGAACAAAGCTACTCGAAAACTCGTTATTATAGGTGTTCAAGATCCTGAGACAATGTCTCCGGAATTGCTAGATTTACTAGGTAATGACCCGAGCGTTGTAGTTTTTACAGAAACAACATCTAATGTAGCACACCCTAATTTTTTTACACGTATTGATAATATTATAGGTAGTCTTGATGATGCTGGGTTTAAAGACTTGCAACCTGAGATACTTCTCACCTTTGGAGGGATGGTGGTGTCAAAAAAGGTAAAAGCCTTTTTAAGAAATTATCAACCAATACAACACTGGCACGTAGATGCAAAAAAGGCATACGATACATATTTTTGTCTTAATAGGCACTTTGAGGTATCTGCTTCTTTATTTTTAGAAAAACTACAGGCAGTTACTGTACCTAAAGAAAGCACCTATCAAGAAGACTGGCTGCGTATAAGAGCAAAAAGAGATAGACTCCATAGTGAGTATATAGCACAAATGAGTTGGTGTGACTTTAAAGCCTTTGATCATATACTAGAGGTGATTCCAGATAACTCTGTATTACAGCTGGGTAATAGTAGTACAGTGAGGTATGCACAACTTTTTGATGTAAATAAAACACTAGAGGTATATTGTAATAGAGGGACGAGTGGTATAGATGGAAGCACGAGTACTGCCATAGGAAGCGCTATGGCTAGTAAGAAGCTTACGACCTTAATAACGGGAGAACTAAGTTTCTTTTATGATAGTAATGCGTTATGGAATCAATATATACCTAATGACTTTAAGATTATAGTCATTAATAATAGTGGAGGGGGTATTTTTAGAATATTACCTAATAAGGATAAGAACACAGATAACTTTGATGAGTTTTTTGAAACCACACATCATCTTGAGGCCTCAAAGTTATGTGAGATGTATAATTTTAAATATCTCAAGGCGACAAATGAAGAAGAATGTGCTCTTGCCAAAAATGAGCTATATGCATATTCATCACAACCTACACTGCTAGAAATCTTTACACCGCGCAAAATTAACGATGAAGTGCTTCTTGATTACTTCAAGTTCATAAAATAA
- the mtaB gene encoding tRNA (N(6)-L-threonylcarbamoyladenosine(37)-C(2))-methylthiotransferase MtaB yields the protein MSSTKKVAFYTLGCKLNFSETSTIARSFGKEGFDKVDFSEAADVYVINTCSVTENADKRFKNIVKQAQKANPDAVKVAVGCYAQLKPEELAAVDGVDLVLGATEKFNVTSYINDLLNNPDRARDGGEVHACEIQDADFYVSSYSIGDRTRAFLKVQDGCDYKCTYCTIPLARGISRSDTLQNVLDNAAKIAAQDIKEIVLTGVNIGDYGKGEFGNKKHEHTFLELVQELDKVDGIERLRISSIEPNLLKNETIEVVSKSRTFVPHFHIPLQSGSNKILGLMRRRYQRELYVDRVAKIKEVMPHACIGVDVIVGFPGETDEDFLETYNFLNSLDISYLHVFTYSERDNTPAATMDGVVPKNVRSKRSKMLRGLSAKMRRAFYESQLDTKRTVLFESENKEGYIHGFTENYVKVKAPWNPELVNQLHEVQLTSIDDDGMVRFDFAGVEA from the coding sequence ATGTCTTCTACAAAGAAAGTCGCTTTTTATACCTTAGGTTGTAAACTTAATTTTTCTGAAACCAGCACCATTGCGCGCAGTTTTGGCAAAGAAGGTTTTGATAAGGTAGATTTTTCTGAAGCCGCAGATGTTTATGTGATAAACACCTGTAGTGTTACAGAAAATGCAGACAAGCGTTTTAAAAACATTGTAAAGCAAGCTCAAAAAGCAAATCCAGATGCTGTAAAAGTAGCTGTAGGGTGCTATGCACAACTCAAACCAGAAGAACTTGCTGCGGTAGACGGAGTAGATCTTGTACTAGGAGCTACAGAGAAGTTTAATGTAACAAGCTACATAAACGACTTGCTTAACAATCCAGACCGTGCCCGTGATGGAGGAGAGGTACACGCCTGTGAGATACAAGATGCAGACTTTTATGTAAGCTCTTACTCTATAGGTGATCGTACACGCGCTTTCTTAAAAGTGCAAGATGGTTGCGATTATAAATGTACCTATTGTACCATACCACTAGCACGTGGTATCTCTAGAAGTGATACTTTACAAAATGTACTGGACAACGCAGCCAAAATCGCTGCACAAGACATCAAGGAGATTGTACTCACAGGTGTAAATATAGGTGACTACGGTAAAGGAGAATTTGGTAATAAAAAACACGAGCACACTTTTCTAGAACTCGTACAAGAGCTTGATAAGGTAGACGGTATAGAGCGACTGCGCATCTCATCTATAGAGCCTAATCTTCTTAAAAATGAAACCATCGAGGTCGTGTCAAAATCACGCACCTTTGTACCTCACTTCCATATTCCCCTACAAAGCGGGAGTAATAAAATATTAGGTTTAATGCGACGTCGTTACCAGCGAGAACTGTATGTAGATCGCGTTGCAAAAATTAAAGAAGTGATGCCTCACGCTTGTATAGGTGTAGATGTTATTGTAGGTTTTCCGGGAGAGACAGATGAAGATTTTCTTGAGACCTATAACTTTCTTAACAGCCTAGATATATCATACCTACACGTATTTACTTATTCTGAAAGAGATAATACGCCAGCAGCCACAATGGATGGTGTGGTGCCAAAAAACGTGCGTAGCAAACGCAGTAAGATGTTGCGTGGCCTTTCGGCAAAAATGAGACGTGCCTTTTATGAATCACAGCTAGATACCAAGCGCACAGTACTTTTTGAAAGTGAAAATAAAGAGGGATACATACACGGCTTTACAGAAAACTATGTAAAAGTAAAAGCTCCTTGGAACCCAGAACTTGTAAACCAATTACACGAGGTACAACTTACAAGTATAGATGATGATGGTATGGTGCGATTTGACTTTGCGGGTGTAGAGGCGTAG
- a CDS encoding PaaI family thioesterase, with protein MNYTKEEVLARLAESCKNTLMETLNIKYIDFGEDFLIAQMPVTPKVHQPDGVLHGGAMVALAESVGSAASFMFLDQAHTIRGIEISANHVKSKREGMVYAKATFIHKGRTTQLWNIDVVDEEDNLISKCKLTTIALPRK; from the coding sequence ATGAATTATACAAAGGAAGAAGTGCTTGCTCGCCTCGCAGAGAGCTGCAAGAATACGCTTATGGAAACTTTAAACATCAAGTATATAGACTTTGGTGAAGACTTTCTAATAGCACAAATGCCTGTTACGCCTAAAGTACACCAGCCAGATGGAGTTTTACACGGAGGGGCAATGGTTGCTCTGGCAGAGAGCGTAGGTAGTGCGGCTAGTTTTATGTTTTTAGACCAAGCACATACTATAAGAGGTATTGAGATTTCTGCAAATCACGTAAAGAGTAAACGTGAAGGAATGGTGTATGCAAAGGCTACATTTATTCATAAAGGTCGCACCACTCAGCTATGGAATATTGATGTAGTAGATGAAGAAGATAACCTTATCTCAAAGTGTAAACTTACAACGATAGCCCTGCCTAGAAAGTAA